From Trichoderma atroviride chromosome 1, complete sequence, one genomic window encodes:
- a CDS encoding uncharacterized protein (TransMembrane:2 (i249-271o277-298i)): MSLEGLQERLAALQETTAQLRELIDRLANVEFQPGSVPLNIEEEGSVSGELSAEAGLILKTGLEDQQLLCEEAKYLRRSGHEKERLEDGIERVGQELASHRSSLRKARLSAKKSLERAQRLERQLMVQSLSEPISETNTSADGGSAEQSQVISRPLRPSYNQNRQLQSSLSEEDRQTVGASSNVTNALRRTHALIASELTKSEFARQTLTESSAALKKLDESYTSLDGMLASSRDLLGTLLKSQKSDTWYLQTALYMLMVTGAWLVFRRILYGPLWWLLWLPLRVVFGVGSTAGRAVMQSGSREPGQSGKAGVVIDGEIRVDGIPDESLPTAKVGREPKVAEEERDDDGESMVERVGKIVDAVNEADELGAIPGDVEDVDDLRGGESAEVVVEDIRPRDEL; the protein is encoded by the exons ATGTCTCTAGAGGGACTTCAGGAACGGCTGGCTGCCTTGCAAGAGACCACGGCGCAGCTAAGAGAACTGATTGATCGACTGGCCAATGTGGAATTTCAACCGGGATCCGTGCCTTTGAAtatcgaagaagaagggagcGTGAGCGGAGAACTCAGCGCAGAAGCCGGCTTGATATTGAAGACTGGACTGGAAGACCAGCAGTTGTTGTGTGAAGAGGCAAAATATCTGCGGCGAAGCGGGCatgagaaggagaggctCGAGGATGGGATTGAGAGGGTAGGACAGGAATTGGCTAG CCATCGATCATCACTTCGAAAAGCACGTCTAtcagcgaagaagagcttggagCGAGCACAGAGGCTGGAAAGACAGCTCATGGTACAGTCCTTGTCCGAGCCCATTTCAGAGACAAACACCTCCGccgacggcggcagcgcggAACAATCGCAAGTTATATCTCGACCTCTACGACCCAGCTACAATCAGAACCGCCAGCTGCAATCCAGTCTTTCGGAAGAAGACCGACAGACGGTGGGCGCAAGCAGCAACGTCACGAATGCGCTGCGACGGACGCACGCCCTCATTGCGTCGGAGCTGACAAAGAGCGAGTTTGCGCGGCAGACGCTGACGGAGTCTtcggcggcgttgaagaagctggatgagTCGTATACTTCGCTGGATGGCATGCTGGCCAGTTCGAGGGATCTGCTGGGCACGCTGCTTAAATCTCAGAAGAGCGATACGTGGTATTTGCAGACGGCGCTGTACATGCTGATGGTGACGGGTGCGTGGCTTGTGTTTAGGAGGATCCTGTATGGGCCGTTGTGGTGGCTTCTGTGGTTGCCGCTGCGGGTTGTCTTTGGGGTTGGGTCAACGGCTGGAAGAGCGGTGATGCAGAGCGGTAGTCGGGAGCCTGGGCAGTCTGGAAAGGCTGGGGTGGTGATTGATGGGGAGATTCGGGTGGATGGAATTCCGGATGAGAGCTTGCCTACTGCAAAGGTGGGACGGGAACCAAAGGTagcggaggaggagagggatgatgatggggagtCTATGGTTGAGAGAGTTGGAAAGATTGTGGATGCGGTAAATGAGGCTGATGAGTTGGGGGCGATACCTGGAGAcgttgaagatgttgatgatttgcGAGGAGGGGAATCTGCAGAGGTGGTTGTGGAAGATATACGACCGAGAGACGAGctataa
- a CDS encoding uncharacterized protein (EggNog:ENOG41~SECRETED:SignalP(1-17)~TransMembrane:1 (n5-17c35/36o174-194i)) produces MRFSVLLSGLFAVVAVAESTASAPPTSASLSPAQASQAACFKACAEGDVNCQAHCVAVPSPDRGQVNATTQCVAACPQGKGTAADNKAYGDCVQGCIGKNYFISSKGTPEATGAAGGNNAQNSNTDTAAAPTGTGSSSTGTETGPAPTGSATKSSNASSSKTGSAAAQTSTHNAAPAIIASGGAFVGVIAALLAM; encoded by the exons ATGCGTTTCTCCGTCCTTCTCTCCGGCCTCTTCGCCGTCGTGGCCGTTGCCGAGTCCACTGCCTCTGCCCCGCCTACCTCTGCCTCTCTGAGCCCTGCCCAGGCCTCCCAGGCGGCTTGCTTCAAGGCTTGCGCCGAGGGCGACGTCAACTGCCAGGCTCACTGCGTTGCT GTCCCCTCTCCCGACCGCGGCCAGGTCAACGCCACCACCCAGTGTGTCGCCGCCTGCCCCCAGGGCAAGGGCACCGCTGCTGACAACAAGGCCTATGGCGACTGCGTCCAGGGCTGCATCGGCAAGAACTacttcatctcctccaagGGCACTCCTGAGGCTACCGGCGCCGCTGGTGGCAACAACGCCCAGAACTCCAACACTGACACCGCCGCTGCCCCTACCGGCACtggctcctcttccactGGCACCGAGACTGGCCCTGCTCCCACCGGCTCTGCCACCAAGTCTAGCAacgcctccagctccaagactggctctgctgccgccCAGACTTCCACCCACAACGCTGCgcccgccatcatcgcctcTGGCGGTGCCTTTGTTGGCGTCATTGCTGCCCTTCTGGCCATGTAA
- a CDS encoding uncharacterized protein (TransMembrane:1 (o100-121i)), producing the protein MGAIGFEIWTMTNNILFDNIYIGHSVEDAKKLADETFFVKHPVEKALEEADKPKVDDIPKSPSDLVFLDDPVTYIKEKFDLFVTIAQRDPIEAIKFVPEIAGGIGAVFVSLIAIIVGLVSLGGSSAPAPKKAAATAGDKAKDLSEAAASGADKAKGEVTKRTTRSQS; encoded by the exons ATGGGCGCT ATTGGCTTTGAGATCTGGACCATGACCAACAACATCCTCTTTGACAACATCTACATTGGCCACTCCGTTGAGGATGCCAAGAAGTTGGCCGACGAGACCTTCTTCGTCAAGCACCCCGTGGAGAAGGCTCTCGAGGAGGCTGACAAGCCCAAGGTTGACGACATCCCCAAGTCTCCTTCTgacctcgtcttcctcgatGACCCCGTCACCTACATCAAGGAGAAGTTTGACCTGTTCGTCACCATTGCCCAGCGAGACCCCATTGAGGCCATCAAGTTTGTCCCTGAGATTGCTGGTGGTATCGGCGCTGTTTTCGTTTCTctcattgccatcatcgtcggcCTGGTCAGCCTTGGCGGCTCTTCTGCCCCCGCCcccaagaaggcggctgcCACCGCCGgtgacaaggccaaggacctGTCCGAGGCTGCCGCTTCTGGTgccgacaaggccaagggcgaggTCACCAAGCGCACCACTCGCAGTCAATCGTAA
- a CDS encoding uncharacterized protein (SECRETED:SignalP(1-19)), whose protein sequence is MKFNTVAAAAALFAGVAYAEEVEESKAVPELPTFTPTTIKADFLEQFTDDWETRWKPSHAKKDTSASDKDNAEEEWAYVGEWSVEEPFQYKGIDGDKGLVVKNAAAHHAISAKFPKKIDNKGKTLVVQYEVKFQNGLDCGGAYMKLLRDNKALHQDEFSNTTPYVIMFGPDKCGHNNRVHFIVNHKNPKTGEYEEKHLNSAPSVNIAKTTELYTLIVHPNNTFSIQQNGVETKAGSLLEDLTPAINPPRGD, encoded by the exons ATGAAGTTCAAcaccgtcgccgccgccgcggctCTGTTCGCTGGCGTCGCGTATGCTGAGGAAGTGGAAGAGTCCAAGGCTGTGCCGGAACTCCCCACCTTTACT CCCACCACCATCAAGGCAGACTTCCTTGAGCAGTTCACCGATGACTGGGAGACACGGTGGAAGCCTTCCCACGCCAAGAAGGACACCTCCGCCTCCGACAAGGACAACGCGGAGGAGGAATGGGCCTACGTTGGCGAGTGGTCTGTCGAAGAGCCCTTCCAGTACAAGGGTATCGACGGCGACAAGGGCCTTGTCGTCAAGAACGCTGCCGCTCACCacgccatctcggccaagtTCCCCAAGAAGATTGACAACAAGGGCAAGACCCTCGTTGTTCAGTACGAGGTGAAGTTCCAGA ACGGCTTGGACTGCGGCGGTGCTTACATGAAGCTCCTGCGGGACAACAAGGCTCTTCACCAGGATGAGTTCAGCAACACCACCCCGTACGTCATCATGTTCGGCCCCGACAAGTGTGGCCACAACAACCGGGTTCACTTTATTGTCAACCACAAGAACCCCAAGACGGGCGAGTACGAGGAGAAGCACCTCAACTCTGCTCCCTCGGTCAACATTGCCAAGACCACCGAGCTCTACACTCTCATTGTCCACCCCAACAACACCTTCTCCATCCAGCAGAACGGTGTTGAGACCAAGGCTGGCAGCCTCCTTGAGGACCTGACCCCAGCCATCAACCCCCCCCGCGGAGATTGA